A part of Chryseobacterium shigense genomic DNA contains:
- the nuoL gene encoding NADH-quinone oxidoreductase subunit L — MENLVYAIVLLPLLGFLINGLFGKNLPKIFVGSLATAMVFGSFCIAVSLFMKFDSESQPIIVKAFEWFTVNGVQINVGFQIDQLSLMMVMIITGIGSLIHLYSIGYMSHDKGFYKFFTYLNLFIFSMLLLVMGSNYLILFIGWEGVGLCSYLLIGFWYTNEEYGKAARKAFIMNRIGDLALLIGIFMIASQTNAVDYLTVAQNSSKFELDGTVIIFITASLFIGATGKSAQVPLYTWLPDAMAGPTPVSALIHAATMVTAGIYLVVRSNFLFTLAPTVQGGILFIGFLTAALAGFYALRQNDIKKVLAYSTVSQLGFMFIALGLGAYTTAMFHVMTHAFFKALLFLGAGSVIHAMSNEQDMRFMGGLKKYIPITHATFLIGTLAISGFPLLSGMISKDEILVAAFAKNPIYWVILFVLAAMTATYMFRLYYLTFHGEFRGTEDQKHHLHESPSNMTLPLIVLAILSVLGGLINLPHFIGHGHYAKLMEWLKPVLTEQSFSQMEATLSGVPFGTEMILLGATVLMFFTVWFIVKNTYVKKKKMALAEESYTGWEKLSAKKLYVDELYNALIVKTVEGLGRGGKMFDKGILDRFVDFVGEGAEDSGKAMKRIQNGNVETYILIMSLAVGIILIVNFILQ, encoded by the coding sequence ATGGAAAATTTAGTGTATGCAATAGTACTTTTACCACTTTTAGGGTTTCTTATTAACGGTTTATTCGGGAAAAATCTTCCAAAAATATTCGTAGGCTCTCTCGCTACGGCAATGGTTTTCGGGTCATTCTGTATTGCGGTAAGCCTTTTCATGAAATTTGATTCTGAAAGTCAGCCAATTATTGTAAAAGCATTTGAATGGTTTACGGTAAACGGAGTTCAGATCAATGTAGGATTCCAGATTGATCAGCTTTCATTAATGATGGTAATGATCATTACAGGGATTGGATCTTTGATTCACCTGTACTCTATCGGATATATGAGCCACGACAAAGGTTTCTATAAGTTCTTTACTTATCTGAATCTTTTCATCTTCTCCATGCTGCTTCTGGTAATGGGAAGCAACTACCTGATCCTGTTCATCGGATGGGAAGGTGTAGGTCTTTGCTCTTACCTGTTGATCGGATTCTGGTATACCAACGAAGAATATGGTAAAGCCGCAAGAAAAGCTTTCATTATGAACAGAATCGGTGACCTTGCGTTACTGATCGGTATTTTCATGATCGCTTCTCAAACCAATGCTGTAGACTACCTTACAGTAGCACAGAACTCTTCAAAATTTGAATTGGACGGAACGGTAATTATCTTTATTACAGCGAGTTTATTCATCGGGGCAACCGGTAAATCAGCTCAGGTTCCTTTATATACATGGTTACCGGATGCGATGGCCGGGCCAACTCCTGTTTCAGCGTTGATCCACGCGGCAACGATGGTAACAGCAGGTATCTATTTAGTAGTAAGGTCAAACTTCTTATTTACTTTAGCACCAACAGTTCAGGGAGGAATTTTATTCATCGGATTTTTAACGGCTGCTTTGGCCGGATTCTATGCGCTTCGCCAGAACGACATCAAAAAAGTATTGGCTTACTCTACCGTTTCACAACTTGGATTCATGTTCATTGCTTTAGGATTGGGAGCTTATACAACAGCGATGTTCCACGTAATGACGCATGCATTCTTCAAGGCATTATTGTTCCTGGGAGCAGGTTCTGTAATCCACGCTATGAGCAACGAGCAGGATATGCGTTTCATGGGAGGTCTTAAAAAATACATTCCAATCACACACGCTACTTTCCTTATCGGAACATTGGCCATCTCAGGTTTCCCTTTATTGTCAGGGATGATCTCAAAAGACGAAATTTTAGTAGCAGCATTCGCTAAAAACCCAATTTACTGGGTAATCTTATTTGTTTTAGCGGCAATGACTGCAACCTATATGTTCAGACTGTATTATCTGACTTTCCACGGAGAATTCAGAGGTACTGAAGACCAGAAGCACCATTTACACGAAAGCCCGTCTAATATGACACTTCCGTTGATCGTACTGGCCATCCTTTCAGTGCTTGGAGGTCTTATCAACCTTCCTCACTTCATCGGACACGGTCATTATGCCAAATTAATGGAATGGCTTAAGCCTGTTCTTACTGAGCAAAGCTTCAGCCAAATGGAAGCTACTCTTTCAGGAGTTCCGTTTGGTACTGAAATGATATTATTAGGAGCTACTGTATTGATGTTCTTCACTGTTTGGTTCATCGTAAAAAATACTTACGTGAAGAAGAAAAAAATGGCGCTTGCGGAAGAAAGCTATACCGGATGGGAAAAGCTTTCTGCTAAAAAACTATATGTAGACGAACTTTACAATGCATTGATTGTAAAAACTGTTGAAGGATTAGGACGCGGAGGAAAGATGTTCGATAAGGGGATCTTAGACCGTTTTGTGGACTTCGTAGGCGAAGGTGCTGAAGACAGCGGAAAAGCCATGAAGCGTATCCAGAACGGAAATGTGGAGACTTATATTCTTATCATGTCTTTAGCAGTGGGAATTATACTGATTGTTAACTTTATATTACAATAA
- the nuoK gene encoding NADH-quinone oxidoreductase subunit NuoK, which yields MGEVNTFIQSVPLNYFIILSSVLFCLGVLGVLLRKNAIVILGCVELMLNSVNLLLAAFSAYKGNGDGQLLVFFIMVVAAAEVAVGLAIIAMLYRNTRSVDVSIFNKLRG from the coding sequence ATGGGAGAAGTAAATACATTTATACAAAGTGTTCCTCTTAACTACTTCATCATTCTTTCTTCAGTATTGTTCTGTCTGGGAGTGTTGGGAGTATTGCTGAGAAAAAACGCTATTGTTATTTTGGGCTGTGTAGAGCTTATGCTGAATTCTGTAAACCTTTTATTAGCTGCTTTTTCAGCGTACAAAGGAAACGGAGACGGACAGCTTTTAGTTTTCTTCATTATGGTGGTAGCCGCCGCTGAAGTAGCGGTAGGTCTGGCAATTATTGCGATGCTGTATAGAAATACCCGTTCTGTAGATGTAAGTATATTTAATAAATTAAGAGGATAA
- a CDS encoding NADH-quinone oxidoreductase subunit J, translating into MDQILFFLVAFLAVASAVYFVFARNPLYAILSLIVTMFSIAGMYILLNAQFLAIIQIIVYAGAIMVLFLYILMMLNLNKEDESKKGNTLKFVGVFTAGLLLIGVLGVFRGVQDNHIVVENVDRGVGLTKNLGRLLFNEYVLPFELASILILAGIVGAVLIGKKDL; encoded by the coding sequence ATGGATCAGATTTTATTTTTCTTGGTGGCGTTTTTAGCAGTGGCAAGTGCGGTTTACTTCGTATTTGCAAGAAATCCTCTCTATGCTATTTTGTCATTAATTGTTACGATGTTTTCCATTGCGGGCATGTACATTCTTCTGAATGCACAGTTCCTTGCAATCATTCAGATTATAGTGTACGCCGGAGCCATCATGGTATTATTCCTTTATATCCTGATGATGCTTAACCTTAATAAAGAAGACGAAAGTAAGAAGGGCAATACTTTAAAATTTGTCGGAGTTTTTACAGCCGGTCTTTTATTAATTGGAGTTTTAGGTGTATTCAGAGGCGTTCAGGACAATCACATTGTTGTTGAAAATGTAGACAGAGGGGTTGGTCTTACGAAAAATCTGGGCAGACTTTTGTTTAATGAATATGTTTTACCGTTTGAGCTTGCCTCCATCCTGATTTTGGCTGGTATCGTAGGTGCGGTATTAATCGGTAAAAAAGATTTATAA
- a CDS encoding NuoI/complex I 23 kDa subunit family protein, giving the protein MKLTNRSKVVSNKEMTLAEKIYLPAIFTGMGITFKHAVRTVIKGAPAVYSYPEVQKPRTTIWRGQHVLKRDEEGRERCTACGLCAVACPAEAITMTAAERTKEEKGLYREEKYASVYEINMLRCIFCGMCEEACPKSAIYLTDRLVDVETNRGSFIYGKDKLVEKINERIDITTRQSEKQKNAVK; this is encoded by the coding sequence ATGAAACTTACGAACAGATCAAAAGTTGTTTCCAATAAAGAAATGACCCTTGCTGAAAAAATCTACCTTCCTGCTATTTTTACAGGGATGGGGATTACATTCAAGCATGCTGTAAGAACCGTGATAAAAGGTGCTCCCGCAGTATATTCGTATCCGGAAGTACAGAAGCCGAGAACTACCATCTGGAGAGGTCAGCACGTTCTGAAAAGAGACGAAGAAGGCAGAGAAAGATGTACGGCTTGCGGACTTTGTGCGGTAGCCTGTCCTGCAGAAGCCATTACCATGACGGCTGCTGAAAGAACCAAAGAGGAAAAAGGCCTTTACAGAGAAGAAAAATACGCATCAGTATATGAAATTAATATGCTGAGATGTATCTTCTGCGGAATGTGTGAAGAAGCCTGTCCGAAATCTGCCATTTACCTTACAGACAGACTGGTAGACGTAGAAACCAACAGAGGTTCTTTCATCTACGGAAAAGATAAGTTGGTTGAAAAAATAAATGAAAGGATTGATATTACGACAAGACAATCCGAGAAACAAAAAAATGCGGTAAAATAA
- the nuoH gene encoding NADH-quinone oxidoreductase subunit NuoH, with product MDLLTFKLILVLALFLLSLTIAAYSTWAERKVASIMQDRIGPNRAGPFGLLQPLADGGKFFFKEDFTPANAEKFLFVLGPALVMFISLITGAVIPWGKSLNIAGTSFDLQVANIDVGVLFIIGMASIGVYGIMIGGWASNNKYSLLGAIRASSQMISYELAMGLALLSIIMMTGSLDLKEITESQTGGKLWGVIPWISGMNWNIFYQPIAFLVFFTAALAETNRHPFDLPECESELVTGYSTEYSSMKLGLYMFGEYVNMFISNAFMVVLFFGGYNYPGIEWVTQNWGENAAGILSIVAFLTKTVIGILIFMWIRWTLPRFRYDQLMHLGWKTLIPMALVNLLVTGAVILAFAN from the coding sequence ATGGATTTACTAACATTTAAACTTATACTTGTACTGGCACTTTTCCTGCTTTCGTTAACGATTGCGGCCTACTCTACCTGGGCAGAAAGAAAAGTTGCATCCATCATGCAGGACAGAATTGGTCCCAACAGAGCAGGACCTTTCGGATTACTGCAGCCCCTTGCTGACGGTGGAAAATTTTTCTTTAAAGAAGACTTCACACCGGCCAATGCTGAAAAATTCCTTTTCGTATTGGGTCCGGCTTTGGTAATGTTTATTTCATTAATTACGGGAGCAGTTATTCCCTGGGGTAAAAGTTTAAATATTGCAGGTACTTCTTTTGATTTACAGGTTGCCAACATCGATGTTGGAGTACTTTTCATCATCGGAATGGCTTCAATTGGGGTTTACGGAATCATGATCGGAGGTTGGGCTTCGAATAACAAATACTCATTATTAGGTGCTATCAGAGCTTCTTCCCAGATGATTTCTTATGAATTGGCAATGGGATTAGCGCTACTTTCTATCATTATGATGACAGGAAGCTTAGATCTTAAAGAAATCACAGAAAGCCAGACAGGTGGAAAATTATGGGGAGTTATTCCCTGGATTTCCGGTATGAACTGGAATATTTTCTATCAGCCGATTGCTTTCCTTGTATTCTTTACTGCCGCTTTAGCAGAAACCAACAGACACCCTTTCGATTTACCTGAATGTGAATCCGAATTGGTAACAGGATATTCTACAGAATATTCATCCATGAAGTTAGGTTTATATATGTTCGGTGAATATGTGAACATGTTTATTTCCAATGCGTTCATGGTTGTTCTTTTCTTCGGTGGTTACAACTACCCTGGAATTGAATGGGTAACTCAGAATTGGGGTGAAAATGCAGCTGGAATTTTAAGTATCGTAGCATTTTTAACGAAAACGGTAATCGGAATTCTGATCTTTATGTGGATCAGATGGACACTTCCGAGATTCAGATATGACCAATTGATGCACTTAGGATGGAAAACTTTAATTCCTATGGCATTAGTAAACCTGCTGGTTACAGGAGCTGTAATTTTAGCATTTGCAAACTAA
- a CDS encoding 2Fe-2S iron-sulfur cluster-binding protein, translating into MSEEVKKFKITIDGQTTEVLPGTSILEAARQIGGKSVPPAMCYYSKLETSGGRCRTCLVEVSKGSEADPRPMPKLVASCRTNVMDGMEVKNLTSEKAQEGRKAVTEFLLVNHPLDCPVCDQAGECHLQDLGYEHGNLQTRTEFERNTYEADDLGPHIKLNMNRCILCARCVLAANQLTGEREHGILFRGDHAEISTYLNKALDNDFIGNVIDVCPVGALTDRTSRFASRVWFTKPMNATCKCDKCSGKAVVWMKGDEIVRVTARKDQWGEVEKFICDTCRFERKELADWNIEGPRHIDRHSVISLNHYEKPKDELRVLDNPMAKEISEKDEKL; encoded by the coding sequence ATGAGCGAAGAGGTTAAAAAATTCAAAATAACTATAGACGGACAGACTACTGAAGTTTTGCCTGGAACTTCTATTTTGGAAGCGGCAAGACAGATCGGCGGAAAATCTGTACCTCCTGCAATGTGCTACTACAGCAAATTGGAAACCAGCGGAGGGAGATGTAGAACTTGCTTGGTGGAAGTTTCCAAAGGATCTGAAGCAGATCCCCGTCCTATGCCGAAACTGGTTGCAAGCTGCAGAACCAATGTAATGGATGGTATGGAAGTAAAAAATCTTACTTCTGAAAAAGCTCAGGAAGGTAGAAAAGCCGTTACCGAATTCTTATTGGTGAATCACCCTCTTGACTGTCCGGTTTGTGACCAGGCTGGTGAATGCCACCTTCAGGATCTTGGTTATGAGCACGGAAACCTTCAGACAAGAACAGAATTCGAAAGAAATACTTACGAAGCAGACGATCTTGGACCTCACATTAAGCTAAACATGAACCGTTGTATTCTTTGTGCAAGATGTGTATTGGCTGCCAACCAGTTAACAGGTGAAAGAGAACATGGAATTCTTTTCAGAGGAGATCATGCAGAAATTTCAACCTATTTAAATAAAGCTTTGGATAATGACTTCATCGGAAATGTAATCGACGTTTGTCCGGTAGGAGCATTAACAGACAGAACATCACGTTTTGCAAGCAGAGTTTGGTTTACCAAGCCAATGAATGCAACTTGCAAATGTGACAAATGTTCAGGAAAAGCCGTAGTTTGGATGAAAGGTGACGAAATCGTAAGAGTAACTGCAAGAAAAGATCAGTGGGGTGAAGTTGAAAAATTCATCTGCGATACCTGCCGTTTCGAAAGAAAAGAACTTGCTGACTGGAATATTGAAGGTCCTAGACATATCGACAGGCACTCAGTAATTTCATTGAACCACTACGAAAAACCTAAGGATGAACTGAGAGTTTTAGACAATCCGATGGCTAAAGAAATCAGTGAAAAAGACGAAAAATTATAA
- a CDS encoding ATP-dependent nuclease produces MNQHIQNIAISNFKSIKDLKIDGCKKINIFAGKPNAGKSNILEALGGYQFLKNQSHRRAIDIKTLNEYIRFEALQDIFYESNISEEISIGINQIDLNFDYNDFSETDLYEISINSQIEKKGEELITHIKESEHIKYYKFKLSDDNKNNYLKYLNYPFGENIGNIISQYTEIRSFVNKFLAFNKLKLLIEKNTNELKIFKEYEDGTVFTLPYNMIADTLQRLIFYKTAIMSNQDSVLLFEEPEAHCFEPYILEFTNEVKFNENNNQFFMVTHSDFIIQEFLRDEESKNNLQIYLVNNVDGKTEVKKLQRENNDDVYEYGMNVFFNFDSLWNNN; encoded by the coding sequence GTGAATCAACATATCCAAAATATTGCTATTTCCAATTTCAAGTCTATAAAAGATTTGAAAATTGATGGTTGTAAAAAAATAAATATTTTTGCAGGAAAGCCAAATGCAGGAAAGAGTAACATATTGGAGGCTTTAGGGGGATATCAATTTTTAAAAAATCAAAGTCATAGAAGAGCAATAGATATAAAAACTTTAAATGAATATATTAGATTTGAAGCACTACAAGATATATTCTATGAGAGTAATATAAGTGAAGAAATTTCAATAGGAATTAATCAAATTGATTTAAATTTTGATTATAATGACTTTTCAGAAACTGATCTCTATGAAATAAGTATAAATTCTCAAATTGAAAAAAAAGGAGAAGAACTTATTACTCATATTAAAGAATCCGAACATATAAAGTACTACAAGTTTAAATTATCGGATGATAATAAAAATAATTATTTAAAATATTTAAATTACCCATTTGGAGAAAATATAGGTAATATAATTTCTCAATATACTGAAATAAGAAGTTTTGTAAATAAGTTTTTGGCATTTAACAAGCTTAAATTATTAATAGAGAAAAACACTAACGAACTCAAAATCTTCAAAGAATATGAAGATGGAACTGTTTTCACATTACCATATAATATGATTGCTGACACTCTGCAGAGGTTAATATTTTATAAAACTGCAATTATGAGTAATCAAGATTCTGTTTTATTATTTGAAGAACCGGAAGCACATTGTTTTGAACCTTATATTTTAGAATTTACAAATGAGGTTAAATTTAATGAGAACAACAATCAGTTTTTCATGGTTACTCACAGTGATTTTATTATACAGGAATTTTTGAGAGACGAAGAAAGTAAAAATAATTTACAGATTTACTTAGTGAATAATGTTGATGGCAAAACGGAAGTAAAAAAATTACAGCGAGAAAACAATGATGATGTTTATGAGTACGGCATGAATGTATTTTTCAATTTTGATAGCCTTTGGAACAATAATTAA
- the nuoF gene encoding NADH-quinone oxidoreductase subunit NuoF encodes MSKKLLLKDAHIEGIRYFETYRKQGGYTAAEKALKMTPDEILEEVKASGLRGRGGAGFPTGMKWSFLAKPEGVPRHLVVNADESEPGTFKDRYLMEFLPHLLIEGMLISSYCLGSNVSYIYIRGEYSWIPDILEEAIEEAKAAGFLGKNILGTGFDCEIYVQRGGGAYICGEETALLESLEGKRGNPRLKPPFPAVKGLWERPTVVNNVESIAAIVPIIDITGAEYAKIGVGRSTGTKLISACGNINKPGVYEIDMTITVEEFIYSDEYCGGIKDGKRLKACIPGGSSVPIVPANLLLRTVNGEPRYMNYESLADGGFATGTMMGSGGFIVLDEDQCIVDHTMTLARFYNHESCGQCTPCREGTGWMYKILKKIEKGEGKMEDIDLLWDIQRKIEGNTICPLGDAAAWPVAAAIRHFRDEFEWHIKNPELSQTQNYGLANYADPIPAVEKNA; translated from the coding sequence ATGAGTAAAAAACTTTTACTTAAAGACGCACATATAGAAGGCATCCGCTACTTTGAAACCTACCGTAAACAGGGAGGTTACACCGCAGCAGAAAAAGCCTTGAAAATGACACCTGATGAAATCCTTGAAGAAGTAAAAGCTTCAGGACTTCGCGGACGTGGTGGAGCAGGATTTCCGACAGGGATGAAATGGAGCTTTCTGGCAAAACCGGAAGGCGTTCCAAGACACCTTGTTGTAAATGCCGATGAATCTGAACCGGGAACTTTCAAAGACAGATATCTGATGGAGTTCCTTCCTCATTTACTGATCGAAGGAATGCTGATTTCATCTTACTGTTTAGGTTCCAATGTTTCCTATATCTATATCCGTGGAGAATACTCATGGATTCCCGATATTCTGGAAGAAGCTATTGAAGAGGCCAAAGCAGCAGGATTTTTAGGTAAAAATATCTTAGGAACCGGTTTCGATTGCGAAATTTATGTTCAGAGAGGTGGAGGAGCTTATATTTGCGGTGAAGAAACTGCATTGCTTGAATCTCTTGAAGGTAAAAGAGGAAATCCAAGATTAAAACCACCATTCCCGGCTGTAAAAGGGCTTTGGGAAAGACCAACCGTTGTTAACAATGTTGAATCTATCGCAGCCATTGTTCCTATCATTGACATTACCGGAGCTGAATACGCTAAAATAGGAGTTGGAAGATCTACAGGTACAAAATTAATTTCCGCTTGTGGAAACATCAACAAACCAGGAGTTTACGAAATTGATATGACTATTACAGTTGAAGAATTCATTTATTCTGATGAATATTGTGGTGGTATTAAAGATGGGAAAAGATTAAAAGCTTGTATTCCTGGAGGTAGCTCTGTTCCGATTGTTCCAGCTAACCTATTGTTGAGAACCGTAAATGGAGAACCAAGATACATGAACTACGAATCACTGGCAGACGGTGGTTTTGCTACCGGAACCATGATGGGTTCAGGAGGTTTCATTGTTTTGGATGAAGACCAGTGCATCGTGGATCATACCATGACTTTGGCAAGATTCTACAACCACGAAAGCTGCGGACAATGTACACCTTGCCGTGAAGGTACAGGATGGATGTACAAGATTTTAAAGAAAATTGAAAAAGGAGAAGGAAAAATGGAAGACATTGACCTTCTTTGGGATATACAGAGAAAGATCGAAGGAAATACGATCTGTCCGTTGGGAGATGCAGCAGCCTGGCCGGTTGCAGCTGCGATCCGTCATTTCAGAGATGAATTCGAGTGGCATATTAAAAACCCTGAATTATCTCAGACACAAAACTATGGATTGGCAAATTATGCAGATCCCATTCCGGCTGTTGAAAAAAATGCATAG
- the nuoE gene encoding complex I 24 kDa subunit family protein, protein MSETIAFKPESLAQVHKIIARYPEGRQKSALLPVLHLAQKEFGGWLDVPVMDYVAELLSIKPIEVYEVATFYTMFNMKPVGKYVLEVCRTGPCMVCGSEKILNHIRTKLNIKDGETTEDGMFTLKPAECLGACGYAPMMQLGKFFHENLTIEKVDEILDLCRQGQVALD, encoded by the coding sequence ATGAGCGAAACAATAGCTTTTAAACCGGAAAGTTTAGCACAGGTACACAAAATCATCGCAAGATATCCTGAGGGAAGACAAAAATCTGCCCTTCTTCCTGTACTTCACTTAGCGCAGAAAGAATTCGGAGGATGGTTAGACGTTCCTGTGATGGATTATGTTGCTGAATTATTAAGTATCAAGCCAATTGAAGTATATGAAGTAGCTACTTTTTATACCATGTTCAATATGAAGCCGGTTGGTAAATATGTTTTGGAAGTATGCAGAACAGGCCCTTGTATGGTTTGCGGAAGCGAAAAAATCCTTAACCATATCAGAACCAAACTGAACATTAAAGACGGAGAAACTACCGAAGATGGTATGTTCACCCTGAAACCGGCTGAATGTCTTGGAGCCTGCGGATACGCACCCATGATGCAGCTAGGGAAATTCTTTCATGAAAATTTAACGATAGAAAAAGTAGACGAAATCCTTGATCTTTGCAGACAGGGACAAGTTGCTTTAGATTAA
- the nuoD gene encoding NADH dehydrogenase (quinone) subunit D produces the protein MKDNSLSNILNQYESKEQIDGQLYTLNLGPTHPATHGIFQNILTMDGERILHAEQTVGYIHRAFEKISERRNYSQITTLTDRMNYCSAPINNLGWHMTVEKLIGVEVPKRVDYMRVILMELARIGDHLICNGVTGMDSGAITGLTYMFIERERIYDMYEQICGARMTTNMGRIGGFERDFTPRFHELLKDFLKTFPPRFKEFCTLLERNRIFMDRTIGAGAISAERALSYGFTGPNLRAAGVDYDVRVAQPYSSYQDFDFIIPVGTSGDTYDRFMVRQQEIWESIKIIKQAYENLPEGPFHADVPDFYLPEKADVYQKMEALIYHFKIVMGETDVPKGEVYHAVEGGNGELGFYLVSDGGRSPYRLHFRRPCFIYYQAYPEMITGSVISDAIVTMCSMNIIAGELDA, from the coding sequence ATGAAAGATAACTCATTATCTAATATACTTAACCAGTACGAAAGTAAGGAACAGATTGACGGGCAGCTTTACACCCTCAACCTGGGACCTACCCACCCTGCCACTCACGGGATCTTCCAGAATATCTTAACGATGGACGGAGAAAGAATTCTTCATGCAGAGCAGACCGTAGGATACATCCACAGAGCATTTGAGAAAATTTCTGAAAGAAGAAATTATTCCCAGATCACTACCCTTACAGACCGTATGAACTACTGTTCCGCACCAATCAATAACTTGGGTTGGCACATGACCGTAGAAAAACTGATCGGTGTTGAAGTTCCCAAGCGTGTAGATTATATGCGCGTTATTCTAATGGAATTAGCCAGAATCGGTGACCACCTGATCTGTAACGGAGTAACCGGAATGGATTCAGGAGCAATTACAGGACTTACCTATATGTTCATCGAAAGAGAACGTATTTATGATATGTATGAGCAGATCTGCGGTGCGAGAATGACGACCAACATGGGAAGAATCGGAGGTTTTGAAAGAGATTTCACTCCAAGATTCCATGAACTGTTAAAAGACTTCTTAAAAACATTCCCGCCAAGATTTAAAGAATTCTGTACCCTATTGGAAAGAAACAGAATTTTCATGGACAGAACCATCGGAGCAGGAGCCATTTCTGCAGAAAGAGCATTAAGCTATGGGTTTACCGGTCCAAATTTACGTGCAGCAGGAGTAGATTACGATGTAAGAGTTGCACAGCCTTATTCTTCATACCAGGATTTCGACTTTATTATCCCTGTGGGAACATCAGGAGATACTTACGACCGTTTCATGGTTCGTCAGCAGGAAATCTGGGAATCTATCAAAATCATCAAACAAGCATACGAAAACCTTCCTGAAGGGCCATTCCATGCGGATGTTCCCGATTTCTACCTACCTGAAAAAGCAGATGTTTATCAGAAAATGGAAGCGCTGATCTACCATTTCAAAATTGTAATGGGAGAAACAGACGTGCCGAAAGGAGAAGTTTACCATGCAGTAGAAGGCGGAAACGGAGAATTAGGATTCTATCTTGTAAGTGACGGAGGAAGAAGCCCTTACAGACTTCACTTCAGAAGACCATGCTTCATCTATTACCAGGCATACCCTGAAATGATCACCGGATCTGTAATTTCAGATGCCATTGTAACGATGTGCAGTATGAATATCATTGCGGGAGAATTAGACGCATAA
- a CDS encoding NADH-quinone oxidoreductase subunit C produces MTNEFVLEAVTREFPESVISSSEPYGMLTVEVKKEDIKKIIHYLRDSSLGFNFLTDICGIHYPEFPDKEIGVVYHLHNMMENFRLRLKIFMSRENIEVDSLVELFAGANWMERETYDFYGIKFKGHPDLRPILNMEDLGYHPMLKEYRLEDGTRTDKDDNMFGR; encoded by the coding sequence ATGACAAACGAATTTGTATTAGAAGCTGTTACCAGAGAATTTCCGGAATCCGTTATTTCAAGTTCAGAACCTTATGGAATGCTGACGGTTGAAGTGAAGAAAGAAGATATCAAAAAGATCATTCACTATCTGAGAGATTCATCATTGGGATTCAATTTCCTTACCGATATCTGCGGAATTCATTATCCTGAATTTCCCGACAAGGAAATTGGTGTAGTATATCATCTGCACAATATGATGGAGAATTTCAGATTACGACTGAAGATCTTTATGTCCAGAGAAAATATTGAAGTGGATTCTCTTGTAGAATTATTTGCAGGAGCTAACTGGATGGAAAGAGAAACTTATGATTTTTACGGAATCAAATTTAAAGGACATCCTGATCTGAGACCTATTTTAAATATGGAAGATCTGGGATACCACCCAATGCTGAAGGAATATCGTTTGGAAGACGGTACAAGAACAGATAAGGACGATAATATGTTCGGAAGATAA
- a CDS encoding NADH-quinone oxidoreductase subunit B, which yields MSDKKPVIRTDAPAPEGFEGEGFFATKLSSVIGMARKFSLWPLPFATSCCGIEFMATLNPTYDASRFGMERNSFSPRQADMLMVCGTISKKLGPVLKEVYTQMAEPKWVVAVGACASSGGIFDTYSVLQGIDKIIPVDVYVPGCPPRPEQIIEGVMQVQALAESESIRRRDMPEYQKLLDSYNISN from the coding sequence ATGTCAGATAAAAAACCAGTAATAAGAACAGATGCACCTGCTCCGGAAGGATTTGAAGGAGAAGGGTTTTTCGCAACGAAACTGAGCAGTGTAATCGGGATGGCAAGAAAATTCTCTCTTTGGCCGTTACCTTTTGCAACCTCTTGTTGTGGTATCGAGTTTATGGCTACCCTGAACCCTACATATGATGCTTCAAGATTTGGTATGGAAAGAAACTCTTTCTCTCCAAGACAGGCAGATATGCTGATGGTTTGTGGAACTATATCTAAGAAATTAGGACCAGTCCTGAAAGAAGTTTACACTCAGATGGCCGAGCCAAAATGGGTGGTTGCTGTTGGAGCCTGTGCTTCCAGCGGTGGTATTTTTGACACATACTCTGTATTACAGGGAATTGATAAAATTATCCCGGTTGACGTTTACGTTCCAGGGTGCCCTCCAAGACCGGAGCAGATTATTGAAGGCGTAATGCAGGTTCAGGCATTGGCAGAAAGCGAAAGCATCAGAAGAAGAGATATGCCGGAATATCAGAAATTATTAGATTCTTACAACATAAGCAACTAA